One part of the Candidatus Poribacteria bacterium genome encodes these proteins:
- a CDS encoding alpha-keto acid decarboxylase family protein produces MYNRPPTIGEYLLRKLEGYDIEHIFGIPGDYVLRFYDLIEQSSIQHIGMTREDAAGYAADAYARIKGMGAACVTYCVGGLSMVNAVAGAYAEKSPVVVISGAPGIREHGKDELLHHKVRDFHTQQRIYDEITVATALLDEPFTAFNEIDRVLDAVYRYKRPGYIELPRDMVDVRGTLHQRPSTGGHLSDPDTLDAAVEDALDFINHSKKPVILAGVELHRFGYQNKLLRLIEEKRIPVVATLLGKSVMPESHPLYLGIYEGAMGRQEVRQFVEDSDCVIILGAFMTDVNLGIYTANLDRAHSIYATSEKITVRYHNYEEVMFDDFIDGLNSPKLRKRRKPNLGWVSSDREPFKVEPDAPLTTCRLFQHLNEFINDELTVIADVGDSLFGAAELRIHQHTNFISPAYYTSMGFAVPASVGAQLSMPHARCLVIVGDGAFQMTGTELSTTVRYGLNPIVLVLNNHGYGTERHLLDGPFNDIGCWNYSSMPTLFGTGRGYHVRTEGEFDEAIKAALAETQYFTLIEAELDQLDTSPALARLAERMSGKI; encoded by the coding sequence ATGTACAACAGACCTCCAACGATCGGCGAATACCTACTCAGAAAATTAGAGGGTTATGACATTGAACACATCTTCGGTATTCCTGGGGATTACGTCCTGCGGTTCTATGACCTTATCGAGCAGAGCTCAATTCAGCATATCGGTATGACCCGTGAGGACGCAGCAGGCTACGCCGCCGATGCTTATGCTCGGATAAAAGGCATGGGTGCCGCCTGTGTTACCTATTGCGTCGGTGGGTTATCCATGGTGAACGCTGTCGCGGGTGCCTACGCAGAGAAATCACCCGTTGTTGTTATCAGTGGTGCCCCCGGCATCAGAGAACACGGAAAAGATGAACTCCTCCACCATAAAGTCAGGGATTTCCATACACAGCAACGGATTTATGACGAGATAACCGTCGCAACGGCACTGCTTGACGAACCCTTTACCGCCTTCAATGAAATCGATCGAGTGCTTGATGCCGTCTATCGCTACAAACGTCCGGGATACATTGAACTCCCACGCGATATGGTGGATGTCCGTGGCACGCTGCACCAACGTCCCTCAACCGGTGGACATCTCAGCGACCCAGACACATTGGACGCCGCTGTTGAAGATGCCCTCGATTTCATCAACCACAGCAAAAAACCTGTCATTCTCGCGGGCGTAGAACTCCACAGATTCGGTTACCAAAATAAATTACTCAGACTCATAGAAGAAAAACGGATTCCAGTCGTGGCAACGCTGCTTGGAAAATCGGTGATGCCGGAATCCCACCCACTTTACTTGGGTATATATGAGGGCGCGATGGGGAGACAAGAGGTCCGACAATTTGTTGAAGATTCGGACTGTGTGATTATCCTGGGCGCATTCATGACGGATGTGAACCTTGGAATTTACACCGCAAACCTCGATCGAGCACACTCAATCTACGCCACCTCGGAAAAAATTACAGTCCGCTATCACAATTATGAAGAGGTGATGTTCGACGATTTTATTGACGGTCTCAATTCGCCTAAACTCCGAAAACGACGGAAGCCGAATTTGGGATGGGTATCCTCAGATAGGGAACCGTTTAAGGTCGAACCCGACGCGCCTTTAACAACGTGCCGGTTGTTCCAACACCTCAACGAATTCATAAACGACGAACTGACAGTTATCGCCGATGTCGGCGACAGTCTCTTCGGGGCTGCGGAGTTGCGAATCCATCAACATACCAACTTCATCAGTCCTGCCTATTACACCTCAATGGGGTTTGCAGTGCCGGCATCCGTTGGGGCGCAACTGAGTATGCCACACGCACGGTGCCTCGTTATCGTCGGAGATGGTGCCTTCCAAATGACAGGCACCGAACTCTCAACGACCGTCCGGTACGGACTCAATCCGATTGTTCTTGTACTGAACAACCACGGGTATGGCACTGAACGGCATCTCCTCGACGGTCCCTTTAACGACATAGGCTGTTGGAACTACAGTTCTATGCCGACACTGTTTGGAACAGGACGCGGCTACCATGTTCGCACCGAAGGTGAGTTCGACGAAGCCATTAAAGCCGCACTCGCCGAGACACAATACTTTACCCTGATTGAAGCGGAACTTGACCAATTGGACACGTCACCGGCACTCGCTCGCTTAGCAGAACGAATGTCCGGAAAGATCTGA
- a CDS encoding sugar phosphate isomerase/epimerase codes for MSRVPIGLELFSVRNELAEDVRGTIKAVAEMGYEGVEFAGPPQHSAQELKSLLDEFGLVCCGWHTPFNLVQEDTLDDTIEFNKILENPYVIVPGIPGELRQSRADWLKLADTFNGIADKLAAHGMVTGYHNHHIEFSPLDGELPWDTFFGNTNEGVVMQLDMGNALSGGADLVGILERYPGRAGTVHLKPYTESLGAADRHAGFRPVIGEDSVPWDEIFRVCEATGGTKWYIVEYESDAFPPLEAVERCLSALKEMGK; via the coding sequence ATGTCAAGAGTACCAATTGGTTTAGAATTGTTTTCCGTCCGAAATGAGTTGGCAGAAGATGTCCGCGGCACGATAAAAGCGGTCGCCGAGATGGGATATGAAGGCGTTGAATTCGCCGGTCCACCGCAACACTCCGCACAGGAGTTGAAAAGCTTGCTTGACGAGTTCGGCTTGGTCTGCTGCGGTTGGCACACACCTTTCAACCTCGTTCAAGAAGACACGCTTGATGACACAATCGAATTCAACAAAATCTTGGAAAATCCTTATGTCATTGTTCCGGGGATTCCGGGGGAACTGCGTCAATCACGGGCGGACTGGTTGAAGTTAGCAGATACTTTTAATGGAATCGCTGATAAACTCGCCGCACATGGCATGGTGACGGGCTACCATAACCATCACATCGAATTTTCGCCGTTGGATGGCGAACTGCCGTGGGACACTTTTTTCGGTAACACCAACGAAGGCGTTGTGATGCAACTGGATATGGGTAACGCGTTATCTGGTGGTGCGGATCTCGTCGGCATTCTGGAGAGATATCCAGGCCGCGCTGGCACAGTCCATCTCAAACCTTACACAGAATCACTGGGTGCGGCAGATAGACACGCCGGTTTCCGTCCGGTCATAGGTGAGGACAGCGTGCCGTGGGATGAGATTTTTCGAGTCTGTGAAGCCACGGGTGGCACGAAATGGTATATCGTTGAGTATGAAAGTGATGCCTTCCCGCCGCTTGAGGCTGTCGAACGCTGCCTGAGCGCACTGAAGGAGATGGGGAAATGA
- a CDS encoding TIGR01458 family HAD-type hydrolase, with protein sequence MTNTTQQLNATPPKAFLIDLDGTLYFKDEPCPGAIETVNYLRQEKYQLRFLTNTTAKTPKMLHAQMQELGFEIYEDEIFNATYACLLHLRAQSGASCHFMVDDAVKAFFKEIPTDDHAPDFVVVGDYGEGFDFHALNHAFRLLMNGAELIALQKGLYWFSPEGIRLDCGAFVTLLEAAAGKTATIMGKPSKTFFKTVLGNLQLAPKDVVVVGDDITTDIVGAESMKMRSVLVKTGKFKPDQLENPVAKPTWVLNSISELSQLF encoded by the coding sequence ATGACAAACACAACACAGCAATTGAATGCAACGCCGCCAAAGGCTTTTTTGATTGACTTGGACGGGACGCTCTATTTTAAGGACGAACCTTGCCCCGGCGCAATTGAAACCGTTAACTATTTGCGGCAGGAGAAATATCAACTCCGATTTTTGACGAATACGACTGCCAAAACCCCAAAGATGCTTCACGCGCAGATGCAAGAATTGGGGTTTGAGATCTACGAAGATGAGATTTTTAATGCGACGTACGCGTGTCTTCTCCACTTACGCGCACAATCTGGAGCGAGTTGCCACTTTATGGTCGATGATGCCGTCAAAGCGTTTTTCAAGGAGATACCTACAGACGATCATGCCCCCGATTTTGTTGTTGTTGGGGACTATGGGGAAGGCTTCGATTTTCACGCTCTCAATCACGCTTTCCGCCTGTTGATGAACGGCGCGGAACTCATCGCGCTACAGAAGGGACTCTACTGGTTCTCTCCTGAAGGGATACGCTTGGATTGCGGCGCGTTCGTGACGCTCCTGGAGGCTGCTGCGGGCAAAACAGCGACAATCATGGGCAAGCCGAGCAAGACGTTCTTCAAAACCGTGCTTGGTAACCTTCAACTCGCGCCAAAGGATGTAGTCGTGGTAGGCGACGATATTACCACCGACATCGTTGGGGCAGAAAGTATGAAGATGCGGAGTGTTCTTGTGAAGACCGGGAAGTTTAAACCCGATCAATTGGAAAATCCTGTCGCGAAACCGACATGGGTGCTCAATAGTATTTCGGAGTTATCACAACTCTTTTAG
- a CDS encoding site-specific DNA-methyltransferase translates to MKQPEWIDIIKQGDCIQLMSEMPEECVDLVITDPPFAIDFKATRHNYNRKENRVLQGYNEIEGSDYLAFTLDWLSAATRVLKDSGSMYIFSGWNHLKDLLIAIDECQLTTVNHLIWKYQFGVVTKRKYVTSHYHCLFLCKNDKKRKFYPYRRFDKDAKTANGGSAHYKDKEDVWEIKREYWQGAVKTPTKLPAELIDKILDYSSEKGDVVLDPFLGSGQVAVVSKMKGRHYIGFEIVPAYYEFASDRLESGKYLIQKTEEEPVWDLFNKEA, encoded by the coding sequence ATGAAACAACCTGAATGGATTGACATAATTAAACAGGGTGATTGTATTCAACTGATGTCCGAAATGCCGGAGGAATGTGTCGATCTCGTCATAACGGATCCGCCCTTCGCGATTGACTTCAAAGCGACTCGTCACAATTACAATCGGAAAGAGAATCGAGTCCTTCAAGGTTACAACGAAATTGAAGGAAGCGATTATCTTGCTTTTACGCTTGATTGGCTCTCTGCTGCGACGCGAGTGCTAAAGGATTCTGGAAGCATGTATATCTTCTCCGGTTGGAATCATCTAAAAGACCTCCTGATAGCAATCGACGAGTGTCAGCTGACGACAGTCAATCACCTAATTTGGAAATATCAGTTTGGTGTTGTTACCAAGCGTAAATACGTAACCTCCCATTACCATTGTCTTTTTTTGTGCAAAAACGATAAAAAACGAAAGTTTTATCCGTATCGCCGATTTGATAAGGATGCAAAGACTGCAAACGGTGGATCGGCGCACTATAAAGATAAAGAGGATGTCTGGGAAATTAAGAGAGAGTATTGGCAAGGTGCAGTGAAAACACCAACGAAATTGCCAGCTGAACTTATTGACAAAATCCTTGATTATTCCAGTGAAAAAGGTGATGTCGTTTTGGATCCGTTTTTAGGTTCAGGGCAGGTTGCTGTCGTTAGTAAAATGAAGGGACGGCATTACATAGGCTTCGAGATTGTTCCAGCATATTATGAATTCGCCAGCGACAGGCTTGAGTCAGGGAAATACTTGATTCAGAAAACAGAAGAAGAACCCGTATGGGACTTATTCAACAAGGAAGCGTAA
- a CDS encoding sugar phosphate isomerase/epimerase → MFSILQIELTKTIISQEKLMHVGLMGGTIRRETLGETLDAIVEHDVHHLQYHVPAGLTLSEVRKAIDDRQITISALGGTYNMIDPDVEKRHAGLQMLRSVAEQCVPMGTSVITICTGSRDPNSMWRAHPDNNTPEAWRDLVESMKQALEVAEEYEVTLALEPEVANVVDSAPKARRLLDEMQSPYLKVCMDGANIFHKGELPKMREILDEAFALLKDDIALAHAKDLDRDGEAGHLAAGTGLLDYDQYLGLLKESGYDGAVVLHGLSEEQVPFCTSFLREKIAAL, encoded by the coding sequence ATGTTTTCTATACTTCAGATCGAACTTACGAAAACCATTATTTCACAGGAGAAACTTATGCACGTTGGACTTATGGGAGGGACAATTCGACGCGAAACGCTCGGCGAGACGCTGGACGCTATTGTGGAACACGATGTCCATCATTTACAATATCATGTGCCTGCAGGACTGACGCTCTCGGAGGTTCGCAAGGCGATCGACGACCGACAGATTACGATCTCAGCACTTGGAGGCACCTATAACATGATTGATCCCGATGTTGAGAAACGACACGCTGGATTGCAGATGTTGCGTTCTGTCGCTGAGCAGTGTGTGCCAATGGGCACATCCGTGATTACGATCTGTACCGGCTCGCGTGACCCGAACAGTATGTGGCGGGCACATCCTGATAACAATACACCGGAAGCGTGGCGCGATCTCGTTGAATCTATGAAGCAGGCACTGGAGGTCGCTGAGGAGTACGAGGTGACACTCGCTCTTGAACCTGAAGTCGCGAACGTCGTCGATTCAGCACCGAAAGCGCGTCGTCTGCTCGATGAGATGCAATCACCGTACCTGAAAGTTTGTATGGACGGCGCGAATATCTTCCACAAAGGTGAACTCCCGAAGATGCGTGAAATCCTTGATGAGGCGTTCGCACTGCTTAAGGACGATATTGCCTTGGCACACGCGAAGGACTTGGACCGCGATGGTGAGGCAGGTCACCTCGCCGCTGGGACAGGGCTGCTGGACTACGATCAGTATCTCGGGCTGCTAAAGGAGAGCGGTTATGATGGAGCGGTCGTGCTACACGGGTTGTCGGAAGAACAGGTGCCTTTTTGTACAAGTTTCCTACGGGAAAAAATTGCTGCACTGTAG
- a CDS encoding ABC transporter substrate-binding protein — MLPGSSGANVPAAGDYVFLITIPNPFQGKVMASFAMNPDELGAKTAATIIEADDDYTTGLVEAFETAFQETGGEIVYSGAYTVGDTAFTALLTEIHNVQPDVIFCPGFQPEVPSLINKAREIGITGTFLGGSAWDDRERFLSILDDNTVLDGSYYPTNFSVATQDPAVQEFVGSYTALFESPPDGIAASGYDAMRLLARAIETAGSLDRVAVRDAFAAVSGYKGATTISHYDENRHPVKSLTIQTIKGGQVEHYKVIEP; from the coding sequence ATGCTTCCCGGTTCCAGTGGTGCGAATGTGCCAGCAGCAGGAGATTACGTCTTTTTAATCACCATCCCTAACCCATTCCAAGGGAAAGTGATGGCGAGTTTCGCAATGAATCCCGATGAACTCGGTGCCAAAACAGCAGCGACAATTATCGAGGCAGACGATGACTATACGACCGGTCTCGTCGAGGCATTTGAGACAGCTTTTCAGGAAACCGGCGGGGAAATCGTCTATAGCGGTGCCTATACCGTAGGTGACACCGCCTTTACTGCACTGCTCACAGAGATCCACAACGTTCAACCTGATGTCATCTTCTGTCCTGGCTTTCAGCCAGAAGTGCCCTCGTTGATAAACAAAGCACGCGAAATCGGTATCACAGGCACCTTTCTCGGGGGTAGTGCATGGGATGACCGGGAACGCTTTCTCAGCATCTTAGATGATAACACCGTGTTGGACGGCAGTTATTATCCGACGAATTTCTCTGTCGCCACACAGGATCCAGCCGTTCAAGAGTTTGTAGGGAGTTACACGGCACTATTTGAGAGTCCACCCGATGGCATTGCTGCATCCGGCTACGATGCGATGCGACTCTTGGCACGCGCAATAGAAACCGCTGGCTCACTTGACCGCGTTGCGGTCCGCGATGCGTTCGCGGCAGTCAGTGGCTACAAAGGTGCCACCACCATTTCGCATTACGACGAAAATCGGCATCCCGTCAAAAGCCTCACGATCCAAACAATCAAGGGTGGACAGGTGGAACACTATAAGGTTATAGAACCCTAA
- a CDS encoding TIM barrel protein has protein sequence MRTYCASTLPFSPYPLTEFVGGLSQKGVSAIELAQSHFSTVEAETIATLREKTGLRFKSMLSTVAVDAPDGLEALIEILDTAQRLSIPLVSIASGGKEEATAREIETIIDHLQTVTAEARTRNLTLMLYAHEGSMAYNLERTQHILNAIPAENFGFYYSPFHFHRAGDDPVVALRTLSERLVSVYFNCGVDSGTGSEPFWAPEMDFPAICQEIDRVGYTEEIMLIYLGLQAETPQPIIDGVANARAQLETHF, from the coding sequence ATGAGAACCTATTGCGCAAGCACCCTCCCATTTTCTCCTTACCCATTAACGGAATTTGTAGGTGGGTTATCCCAAAAGGGCGTGTCCGCGATTGAACTCGCCCAATCTCATTTTTCGACTGTGGAAGCTGAAACCATCGCTACCCTCCGAGAGAAGACTGGACTCCGTTTTAAATCTATGTTGAGTACTGTGGCAGTCGACGCGCCAGACGGACTTGAGGCGTTAATCGAAATTCTTGACACTGCCCAAAGGCTTTCCATTCCACTCGTCAGCATCGCGAGTGGTGGCAAAGAAGAAGCCACCGCCCGCGAGATTGAAACGATTATTGATCATCTCCAAACAGTCACCGCAGAAGCACGGACTCGTAATCTAACCCTGATGCTCTACGCGCACGAAGGGAGCATGGCTTACAATCTGGAACGCACGCAACACATCCTCAATGCGATCCCCGCCGAAAATTTCGGTTTTTACTACAGTCCGTTTCATTTTCATCGCGCCGGAGACGATCCAGTTGTCGCCTTGCGGACCTTGTCGGAGCGGTTGGTCAGTGTCTATTTCAACTGTGGCGTGGATTCAGGGACAGGCAGCGAGCCGTTCTGGGCACCAGAGATGGATTTCCCCGCCATCTGTCAGGAGATAGACCGTGTCGGCTACACTGAAGAGATTATGCTTATCTATTTAGGATTGCAAGCGGAAACGCCACAACCGATTATTGACGGGGTTGCAAACGCACGGGCGCAACTGGAAACCCATTTTTAG
- a CDS encoding D-tyrosyl-tRNA(Tyr) deacylase: MRAVVQRVKSASVTVDGERVSEIGAGVLIFLGVAHDDTTTELEYIANKIANLRIFEDVEGKMNCSLLETGGAALVVSQFTLYGDCRKGRRPSFINAARPEVANALYEEFIAALEKRKVPTQGGTFQAMMDVQLINDGPVTILLDSDKNF; encoded by the coding sequence ATGCGAGCAGTTGTTCAACGCGTCAAATCCGCGAGTGTTACAGTAGACGGCGAACGCGTCTCCGAAATAGGAGCAGGCGTCCTCATTTTTCTCGGCGTTGCCCATGACGATACAACAACAGAATTAGAATACATCGCTAACAAGATTGCTAACCTGCGTATCTTCGAGGACGTAGAGGGTAAAATGAATTGTTCACTCCTTGAAACGGGAGGGGCTGCACTCGTTGTCTCGCAATTCACCCTCTACGGGGACTGCCGTAAAGGACGACGTCCGAGTTTTATCAACGCCGCTCGTCCCGAAGTCGCGAATGCGCTGTATGAAGAGTTCATCGCTGCTTTAGAAAAACGAAAGGTCCCAACGCAAGGGGGCACCTTTCAAGCGATGATGGATGTCCAACTCATTAACGACGGTCCCGTCACCATTTTACTGGATAGCGACAAAAATTTTTAA
- a CDS encoding Gfo/Idh/MocA family oxidoreductase: MTNQSIPTGVVGCGWAGCRAIEAANATSRLNVIAIAESDPTRREQASGDNAVPHRYADYRELLDNRDVEAVYLATNPDGRLQQVLDTLSGGKHVLVQKPHAIRAPEILEMETAAQRAGKTLQFCYFMRHFPNNRKIRRAVLNGAIGDLYHARIFGKYNFIPQLDPNSRWLHVYGQKGGSLGQHYSHELNLTWWWMGCPKPEWAFAAKHVLYPQYNGPEGPAEDYFTGILGCEGGKTIQIDCSRMSHSDSASVVELYGTTGAITNGGIARFKDGEFVRETVDEQPLEIDHGELPEEVHVFYYELNHFAMAIAGEVAPDVSAPDAYTFMKILDAFYDSAKSGEKVHIASE, translated from the coding sequence ATGACAAACCAATCTATTCCAACCGGAGTCGTTGGGTGTGGATGGGCAGGCTGCCGAGCTATCGAAGCCGCTAACGCCACCTCTCGACTCAACGTTATTGCAATCGCCGAGAGCGATCCAACCCGTCGCGAACAAGCAAGCGGTGACAACGCCGTGCCACACCGCTATGCCGACTACCGCGAACTTCTTGACAACCGCGATGTTGAAGCCGTCTATCTCGCTACCAATCCAGATGGCAGGCTGCAGCAAGTGCTTGATACACTCAGTGGAGGTAAGCATGTCTTGGTGCAAAAACCGCACGCAATCCGGGCACCCGAAATCTTGGAGATGGAGACAGCCGCACAACGCGCAGGGAAAACGCTCCAATTCTGCTACTTTATGCGCCACTTCCCGAACAACCGGAAGATTCGGCGCGCTGTACTGAACGGCGCGATCGGGGACCTGTATCACGCTCGTATCTTTGGAAAATACAACTTCATCCCGCAGCTCGACCCCAACAGTCGATGGCTACACGTCTATGGACAGAAGGGCGGTTCGTTAGGACAACACTACTCGCATGAACTCAACCTCACGTGGTGGTGGATGGGATGCCCGAAACCCGAATGGGCGTTCGCTGCGAAGCATGTGCTTTATCCACAATACAACGGCCCGGAAGGACCGGCAGAGGACTATTTCACCGGTATCCTCGGATGCGAAGGCGGAAAAACCATCCAGATCGATTGTTCCCGGATGAGCCATTCCGATTCCGCCAGCGTCGTTGAACTTTACGGCACCACCGGCGCAATCACAAACGGCGGCATAGCCCGATTTAAAGATGGCGAATTCGTTCGAGAAACCGTTGATGAACAACCCCTCGAAATCGACCACGGTGAACTCCCTGAAGAGGTCCACGTCTTCTACTACGAACTCAACCACTTCGCCATGGCGATAGCGGGCGAGGTTGCGCCAGACGTCTCAGCCCCCGATGCGTATACCTTTATGAAAATCTTGGACGCGTTCTACGACAGTGCAAAAAGTGGAGAAAAAGTCCACATCGCCTCGGAGTAG
- a CDS encoding TIM barrel protein, whose product MSQKMRLGLGQFNALSEERLKFIKQLGVEDVLLNTPQLPGTERWEFMDILHLRTEIENAGLRLAALENVPVSFYDKTMLGLPGRDAQIENMATTIRNLGKAGVEIFGYHWMPNEVWRTSRTTPGRGGAAVTSFDMEQVKDAPLTHGRVYTEDEIWENYEYYMNAILPVAEEAGVKLALHPDDPPVESLAGVPRLFRNFEGFKRGMEIADSPLHGLDFCVGSWSEMGPGVTDAIRYFGERDKIFYVHFRDVQGHVPKFAESFVNNGNCDMFDVMRTLKEVGFTGFMITDHVPHIVDDTDWGHRGRAYAIGYMTAFLEILMAVEK is encoded by the coding sequence ATGTCACAGAAAATGCGTCTCGGTTTAGGTCAGTTCAATGCCCTCAGTGAAGAACGGCTGAAATTCATCAAGCAACTTGGGGTTGAAGATGTGCTGCTCAACACACCACAACTCCCCGGCACAGAACGCTGGGAATTCATGGACATTCTTCATCTCCGGACGGAGATAGAGAATGCTGGGTTACGGTTAGCCGCACTTGAGAACGTGCCTGTCTCCTTTTACGACAAAACGATGCTCGGTTTGCCCGGACGCGACGCCCAGATTGAGAACATGGCAACAACAATCCGCAACCTCGGCAAGGCTGGTGTTGAAATATTCGGGTACCACTGGATGCCCAACGAAGTCTGGCGGACCTCCCGAACCACACCGGGAAGAGGCGGTGCCGCTGTTACCAGTTTCGATATGGAACAGGTCAAAGACGCGCCTTTAACACACGGTCGTGTTTACACGGAAGACGAGATATGGGAGAATTACGAGTATTACATGAACGCCATTCTGCCCGTCGCAGAAGAGGCAGGCGTTAAGCTCGCGCTCCATCCAGATGATCCGCCTGTGGAATCCCTTGCGGGTGTGCCGCGCCTGTTCCGCAACTTTGAGGGTTTCAAACGCGGGATGGAAATCGCCGACAGTCCCCTACACGGACTCGATTTCTGTGTCGGTTCCTGGTCCGAAATGGGACCGGGTGTCACGGATGCGATCCGTTATTTCGGAGAACGCGACAAGATTTTTTACGTCCATTTCCGAGATGTGCAAGGGCATGTCCCAAAATTTGCGGAATCCTTCGTTAACAACGGCAATTGCGATATGTTTGACGTGATGCGGACGTTGAAAGAGGTCGGTTTTACAGGCTTCATGATTACTGATCATGTGCCACATATCGTTGATGACACAGACTGGGGACATCGGGGTCGCGCATACGCCATCGGGTACATGACAGCATTCCTCGAAATCTTAATGGCGGTCGAGAAATGA
- a CDS encoding LLM class flavin-dependent oxidoreductase yields the protein MELGFFTMPLHPPGSDTTKTLDDDIEQMVVLDELGYKEAYVGEHFTFTWENIPSPDLFIAKAAAMTENIVFGTGITCMPIHNPAVVAHRIAQLDHQTHGRFHWGVGSSSTPSDAEMFLADGDRRQSTREGIEAVLKIWTDPEPGHYKSDFWEFKIPEDRPNIVSVHMKPYQKPHPPIAMAGSSPRSDTLVLAGERGWIPMSINLAHVSVIKTHWDAVEEGAETAGLSPSRSTWRIAREVYVADTTEQARKEALEGTLGRDFRDYWFNLFSPGNFKPDPDMDDADMTLEHLLDTLWIVGSPDHVANRLRELYDEVGGFGVLLAMGHEWEPKEQWLNSMTLLKNEVMPQLADLT from the coding sequence ATGGAACTCGGTTTTTTCACAATGCCTTTACACCCACCCGGCAGTGACACTACCAAGACGCTCGATGATGATATTGAGCAGATGGTAGTACTGGACGAGTTGGGCTATAAAGAAGCTTATGTTGGTGAGCATTTTACGTTTACGTGGGAGAATATTCCGTCTCCGGATCTTTTCATTGCAAAAGCGGCTGCGATGACAGAGAACATCGTCTTCGGCACGGGAATTACCTGTATGCCGATACACAATCCCGCCGTTGTCGCGCACCGGATCGCGCAACTTGATCATCAAACGCACGGACGCTTTCATTGGGGTGTTGGATCGAGTTCCACGCCGAGCGATGCGGAGATGTTCCTTGCAGATGGAGACAGACGGCAGTCGACCCGAGAAGGCATTGAGGCGGTACTCAAAATTTGGACGGATCCGGAACCCGGACATTACAAAAGCGATTTCTGGGAATTTAAGATCCCCGAAGACCGTCCGAATATCGTCAGTGTTCACATGAAGCCTTATCAGAAACCGCATCCGCCGATCGCAATGGCGGGATCATCGCCCAGATCCGACACACTCGTTCTTGCGGGCGAGCGGGGCTGGATTCCGATGAGTATTAATCTGGCGCATGTTTCTGTAATCAAAACACACTGGGACGCTGTCGAAGAGGGCGCGGAAACAGCTGGTTTATCACCATCTCGTTCGACATGGCGTATCGCCCGTGAGGTTTACGTTGCGGATACCACCGAACAGGCGAGAAAAGAGGCACTTGAAGGCACACTTGGACGCGATTTTAGGGACTACTGGTTTAACTTGTTTAGCCCAGGAAACTTTAAACCGGATCCAGATATGGACGACGCAGACATGACCCTCGAACATCTGTTGGATACCTTGTGGATTGTCGGGAGTCCAGATCACGTCGCGAATCGCCTGCGTGAACTCTACGACGAAGTCGGTGGCTTTGGTGTCTTACTCGCCATGGGACACGAGTGGGAGCCGAAAGAGCAGTGGTTGAACTCAATGACGCTCCTCAAGAATGAGGTGATGCCGCAGCTGGCGGATTTGACATAG